One Schistocerca piceifrons isolate TAMUIC-IGC-003096 chromosome 11, iqSchPice1.1, whole genome shotgun sequence genomic window carries:
- the LOC124719784 gene encoding uncharacterized protein LOC124719784: MSVKEALCIVSKVFEGNKKDLREFIENVDAAFELVKPEEHETLLKFVKAKITGEARSRLQVRERTGTWQEVKRVLEENYASKRTIDYYACKIFQARQGHREPIAVWASRIDEMQRDFREAVNRVTARENVKGAIELVDSLGRACFIQGLSNDTIQTIVRSRGDEITLAAAVELALQEESAILSMREWGLAPRVTYTRNKEAVKNARESKELKCLNCGLRGHIASKCRKSRPEHRARAMTGKEFTNFCYGCDKTGHTDMENRVRLRKVHPIDVREFRGNHRETDGGLREWRCPQCNLPGNCGVPCTRVKDVACFKCKPQGHYAKDCHEGPWHAWRKGRVPVSSKTGKVVQGN, from the coding sequence ATGTCAGTGAAGGAGGCCCTATGTATTGTGTCAAAAGTGTTCGAAGGAAATAAGAAGGATTTAAGGGAATTTATCGAAAATGTAGATGCAGCTTTTGAATTAGTAAAGCCAGAGGAACACGAAACGTTATTGAAGTTTGTTAAAGCAAAGATAACCGGTGAGGCCAGGTCGAGATTACAGGTGCGTGAACGCACAGGTACGTGGCAAGAGGTGAAACGCGTTTTAGAAGAAAACTATGCTAGTAAGCGTACTATAGACTACTACGCATGTAAAATTTTCCAAGCCAGACAGGGACACAGGGAACCAATAGCAGTGTGGGCAAGCAGAATAGATGAAATGCAGAGAGATTTTCGAGAGGCAGTAAACAGAGTTACGGCCAGAGAAAACGTGAAAGGTGCGATAGAACTAGTTGATTCCTTAGGAAGAGCGTGCTTTATACAGGGTTTAAGTAATGACACAATACAAACAATAGTGAGAAGCAGAGGCGATGAAATTACGTTGGCAGCAGCAGTGGAGTTGGCACTGCAGGAGGAGAGTGCGATATTGTCCATGAGAGAGTGGGGACTAGCCCCGAGGGTAACGTACACTCGAAATAAAGAAGCTGTAAAAAACGCGAGAGAAAGTAAAGAGTTGAAATGTCTCAATTGTGGGCTGAGAGGTCACATAGCCAGCAAGTGTAGGAAAAGCAGGCCAGAGCATAGAGCACGAGCCATGACGGgtaaagagtttacaaacttttgcTATGGGTGTGACAAGACAGGACACACAGACATGGAAAACCGGGTGCGGTTAAGAAAAGTTCACCCGATAGATGTAAGGGAATTCAGAGGAAATCACAGAGAAACAGATGGAGGGTTGCGAGAGTGGAGATGTCCACAGTGTAATTTACCAGGGAACTGCGGAGTTCCGTGCACAAGAGTAAAAGATGTTGCGTGTTTTAAGTGTAAGCCGCAGGGCCACTACGCGAAAGATTGCCACGAAGGGCCCTGGCACGCCTGGAGAAAAGGCAGGGTGCCAGTatcgagtaaaacaggaaaggTGGTACAGGGAAACTAA